One region of Streptomyces leeuwenhoekii genomic DNA includes:
- a CDS encoding DNRLRE domain-containing protein: MRRAVRLASVSTAVALTLSIQPSATAVEETPIAAASSGVDTTTGRAEAPDLASARLAAALRGKRVEALSERTETSSTWANPNGTLTTETASGPFRVKEGGEWKQLDTTLVDIGERLEPEVALADVELSDGGAEDFAAVTRGTQTFGLAWSTSKSLPTPRVEGDTAVYHDVVPDGDLHVTALPQGFTESLILHERPTEPVELRLPITLKGLSLEKERSGHLRLEDSKGALVASAPAPRMWGMGTEPKSGDPTHSMEIETSIEQGAGRAVLVLKPSMEFLTDPDVVYPVNIDPTTTLAASTDTWVATNYPDSQRGSTELKAGTYDGGTTKARSYVKFDVSKYAGKQILDTEFRLHSYWSSSCATTGSGVAVRRITENWDPSAVTWGVQPATTADGAVVSKAAYGFSSACPANFMRWDVDAIVQAWASGQPNHGLQVRAVDEADSLSWRRFRSANYVDGSQGPTEPTLVVTYNTKPNLASPVSPADALVTADTTPTLTGQATDPDGDSVRLTFEVWNADATAKVTSGVSAFVPSGKPGTWTAGALAPGAYKWRIAVYDGKLWNGGWSVWRTLTVDTSVPAAPAVSSSTYPADGLWHGGAGTPGSFTITDPQGKAVTAEYTLDGGAPSTVALTAGKATVTLTPSVDGTHVLSARVKNVAGTWSDPAEYTFRSGRITGILSPAFINQIAETHFSDLLHPEEEQVEPEDRPIDTEYPEVDDTPAGYQEQIDPEVVETEESVLAAGVVELPGTAGQEIVGTSADGTTQTAVTMPAGAAATAGLSETGVIVYPNTQTDADTLAIRTSQNAVETFHLLRSASAAKSYAYSLQLRPGQTATQGAGNVIIVSDELGNLTFITAPIARDAKGVEIPVQLTLSGTEVTASLAPAAGQELAYPVLMDPGFGYGSATPSERSYCFWNPIDCTAAYDAANKAFKLAQDWYPDSTLFQGTGDSFRHCYWNARMEIRLSTTDAYEFATRHESTSSGVDKQMDLKNNAIGREIGRKRTGQNSAGTRARDDCRSAQRNGKLWIIKSGRLVRSDQ, translated from the coding sequence ATGCGACGAGCAGTACGTCTCGCGTCCGTCTCGACCGCCGTTGCGCTGACGCTGTCCATACAGCCGTCGGCCACCGCGGTAGAGGAAACACCGATCGCCGCCGCATCGAGCGGCGTTGACACCACCACCGGCCGCGCCGAGGCACCTGACCTCGCTTCGGCCCGTCTGGCCGCCGCGTTGAGGGGGAAGCGCGTCGAGGCCCTGTCCGAGCGGACGGAGACCTCCAGCACCTGGGCGAACCCGAACGGGACGCTCACCACGGAGACCGCGTCCGGACCGTTCCGGGTCAAGGAGGGTGGCGAGTGGAAGCAGCTCGACACCACCCTCGTCGACATCGGGGAGCGGCTGGAACCCGAAGTCGCCCTGGCCGACGTCGAACTGTCCGACGGCGGGGCCGAGGACTTCGCCGCCGTCACCCGGGGGACGCAGACCTTCGGTCTCGCCTGGTCCACGTCGAAGTCCCTGCCGACCCCTCGGGTCGAGGGCGACACGGCGGTCTACCACGATGTCGTTCCCGACGGTGACCTGCACGTCACCGCGCTCCCGCAGGGCTTCACCGAGTCGCTCATCCTGCACGAGCGGCCCACCGAGCCGGTGGAGCTGAGGCTCCCGATCACCCTCAAGGGCCTGAGCCTGGAGAAGGAGCGGTCGGGGCACCTGCGACTCGAGGACTCCAAGGGGGCGTTGGTCGCCAGCGCCCCGGCCCCCCGCATGTGGGGCATGGGCACGGAGCCGAAGTCCGGGGACCCGACCCACTCCATGGAGATCGAGACCAGCATCGAGCAGGGGGCGGGCCGGGCGGTCCTGGTCCTCAAGCCGAGCATGGAGTTCCTCACCGACCCCGACGTCGTCTACCCGGTCAACATCGACCCGACGACGACCCTGGCGGCGTCCACGGACACCTGGGTCGCCACCAACTACCCCGACTCCCAGCGCGGTTCGACCGAGCTGAAGGCCGGGACGTACGACGGCGGCACCACGAAGGCCCGGTCGTACGTGAAGTTCGACGTGTCGAAGTACGCCGGCAAGCAGATCCTGGACACCGAGTTCAGGCTGCACTCCTACTGGTCGTCGAGCTGCGCCACGACCGGGTCCGGCGTGGCCGTCCGGCGCATCACCGAGAACTGGGACCCCAGCGCGGTGACCTGGGGGGTCCAGCCCGCGACGACGGCCGACGGCGCCGTCGTCTCCAAGGCTGCGTACGGATTCAGTTCGGCGTGCCCGGCGAACTTCATGCGCTGGGACGTGGACGCGATCGTCCAGGCCTGGGCCTCGGGCCAGCCGAACCACGGCCTCCAGGTGCGCGCGGTCGACGAGGCCGACTCGCTGAGCTGGCGGCGCTTCCGCTCCGCGAACTACGTGGACGGGTCCCAGGGCCCCACCGAGCCGACCCTCGTCGTCACGTACAACACCAAGCCGAACCTGGCCTCCCCGGTGAGCCCCGCCGACGCCCTGGTCACGGCGGACACCACCCCCACCCTCACCGGTCAGGCCACCGACCCCGACGGTGACTCCGTGCGCCTCACCTTCGAGGTGTGGAACGCGGACGCCACCGCCAAGGTCACGAGCGGGGTCTCCGCCTTCGTCCCGTCCGGCAAGCCCGGCACCTGGACGGCCGGCGCGCTGGCGCCGGGGGCGTACAAGTGGCGCATCGCCGTGTATGACGGCAAGCTCTGGAATGGCGGTTGGTCCGTCTGGCGCACCCTGACCGTGGACACGTCCGTGCCCGCGGCCCCCGCCGTCAGCTCCAGCACCTACCCCGCCGACGGCCTGTGGCACGGCGGCGCGGGGACGCCCGGATCGTTCACGATCACCGATCCCCAGGGCAAGGCGGTGACGGCCGAGTACACCCTCGACGGTGGCGCGCCGAGCACCGTGGCGCTGACGGCCGGCAAGGCGACCGTGACCCTGACCCCCTCGGTGGACGGCACGCACGTCCTGTCCGCCCGGGTCAAGAACGTCGCCGGAACGTGGTCGGACCCGGCGGAGTACACCTTCCGCAGCGGCCGGATCACCGGAATCCTCTCCCCCGCGTTCATCAACCAGATCGCCGAGACCCACTTCTCCGACCTGCTGCACCCCGAGGAGGAGCAGGTGGAGCCCGAGGACCGGCCCATCGACACCGAGTACCCGGAGGTCGACGACACCCCGGCGGGCTACCAGGAGCAGATCGACCCCGAAGTCGTCGAGACGGAGGAGTCCGTCCTCGCCGCCGGCGTCGTGGAGCTCCCCGGCACGGCGGGCCAGGAGATCGTGGGCACGAGCGCGGACGGGACCACCCAGACCGCCGTGACCATGCCCGCGGGTGCCGCCGCTACCGCCGGCCTCAGCGAGACCGGCGTCATCGTCTACCCCAACACGCAGACGGACGCGGACACCCTCGCCATCCGGACGAGCCAGAACGCCGTCGAGACGTTCCACCTGCTGCGGAGCGCGTCCGCGGCGAAGAGCTACGCGTACTCCCTCCAACTGCGTCCCGGCCAGACGGCCACGCAGGGAGCGGGCAACGTCATCATCGTCTCGGACGAACTGGGCAACCTCACCTTCATCACCGCCCCGATCGCCAGGGACGCCAAGGGCGTCGAGATCCCCGTGCAGCTCACGCTGTCGGGCACCGAGGTCACCGCCTCGCTGGCGCCGGCCGCCGGCCAGGAGCTCGCCTACCCGGTCCTGATGGACCCGGGCTTCGGCTACGGCAGCGCCACGCCCTCCGAGAGGTCGTACTGCTTCTGGAACCCGATCGACTGCACCGCGGCCTACGACGCGGCGAACAAGGCGTTCAAGCTGGCGCAGGACTGGTACCCCGACAGCACCCTCTTCCAGGGTACGGGTGACTCCTTCCGGCACTGCTACTGGAACGCGCGGATGGAGATCCGCCTGTCCACCACGGACGCCTACGAGTTCGCGACCCGGCACGAGTCGACGTCCTCGGGCGTTGACAAGCAGATGGACCTGAAGAACAACGCGATCGGCCGGGAGATCGGCCGCAAGCGGACCGGTCAGAACAGCGCCGGGACGAGGGCGCGGGACGATTGCCGCAGCGCCCAGCGGAACGGCAAGCTGTGGATCATCAAGAGCGGCAGGCTTGTGAGGAGCGATCAGTGA
- a CDS encoding LacI family DNA-binding transcriptional regulator: MPEQTVRARPTLEAVAARAGVSRATASRVVNGGAGVRPALADKVRRAVEELDYVPNHAARTLVTRRNGAVAVIIAEPEFRVFADPFFEQQVRGISRELIAHDMQLVLLWAEASGDHERIARYLGGGHVDGALAFSLHDDRLPSLIARTGVPAVLGGRPAGSEHLGIPLVDCDNRGGAREAVRHLVRLGRSRIAHISGPRDQTSAMDRLHGYRDVLVDADPLLLGEGDFTEEGGARAMGELLDRCPGIDAVFAANDTMALGALRTLRERGVRVPEEVAVIGFDDMPSVVRVAEPALTTVRQDIEGMGRIMVKLLMRLLDAPGQEVPASVITETTLIRRASA, encoded by the coding sequence GTGCCGGAGCAGACCGTGAGGGCTCGTCCCACGCTGGAAGCCGTCGCGGCGCGCGCCGGCGTCTCCCGTGCGACGGCCTCCCGGGTCGTCAACGGGGGCGCGGGAGTGCGGCCCGCGCTGGCCGACAAGGTGCGCCGGGCGGTCGAGGAACTGGACTACGTGCCCAATCACGCGGCCCGCACCCTGGTCACCCGGCGCAACGGTGCGGTGGCGGTGATCATCGCGGAGCCCGAGTTCCGGGTGTTCGCCGATCCGTTCTTCGAGCAGCAGGTACGGGGGATCAGCCGGGAGCTGATCGCGCACGACATGCAGCTCGTCCTGCTGTGGGCGGAGGCCTCCGGCGACCATGAGCGGATCGCACGCTATCTGGGGGGCGGGCACGTCGACGGCGCGCTCGCCTTCTCCCTCCACGACGACCGGCTGCCGTCCCTGATCGCCCGGACCGGTGTGCCGGCGGTGCTCGGGGGTCGTCCGGCGGGGAGCGAGCATCTGGGCATCCCCCTCGTGGACTGCGACAACCGCGGCGGCGCCCGGGAGGCCGTGCGTCATCTGGTCCGTCTGGGCCGCAGCCGCATCGCGCACATCTCGGGCCCGCGCGACCAGACCTCGGCGATGGACCGGCTGCATGGTTACCGCGATGTCCTGGTCGACGCCGATCCGCTGCTGCTGGGCGAGGGCGACTTCACCGAGGAGGGCGGAGCCCGCGCGATGGGCGAGCTGCTGGACCGGTGTCCCGGGATCGACGCGGTCTTCGCCGCCAACGACACGATGGCCCTGGGCGCGCTGCGCACGCTGCGCGAGCGCGGGGTGCGGGTGCCCGAGGAGGTCGCGGTGATCGGCTTCGACGACATGCCCTCCGTGGTCCGGGTCGCGGAGCCGGCGCTCACCACGGTCCGCCAGGACATCGAGGGGATGGGCCGGATCATGGTCAAGCTGCTGATGCGGCTGCTCGACGCGCCCGGCCAGGAGGTGCCCGCCTCCGTGATCACCGAGACGACGCTGATCCGCCGAGCCTCGGCCTGA
- a CDS encoding glycosyl hydrolase: MPSPRSRPAAAVVLAAALAAVGLGPAATPAAAATVPVGAGSYSDTRPSGTTGPTTNTGAPVTPKVTQAAKGKPVPTNDWWSSLAFQRYGDNPYSTPMYGHPLTYQAVSGGLEVGYPTSPAVVGEGRQYEYAHKRDLTLGLSGLNSPDTKADAWSDWTVTPYWSDGSRTLRATIGHGMPFVYAQGSGGNAQITTAATPTVFSDQGNVVGITVGGHHYALFAPTGSDWNISGTTITAGLGGKDYFSLAVLPSTDALATFRKYAFSFVTGSQVDWSASGGTVGATYRLTTEAKEGTERGTLQALYRHQWLHTTDALTPYTYVSPRGTMKVREGTSFTTRQKAAPVLPGLPRTGAVDTARLRAYLSEVANSSDPFSGATDTYWTGKALGKLAQLVPLADQIGETAVRDKLIGLLKGRLQEWFTAGGASEFSYDKDWKTLIGYPASYGSDAELNDHHFHYGYYVYAAAIVAQYDASWAADSAWGGMVKALIRDTANPSRTDSAFPFLRGFDVYAGHSWASGHQGFAAGNNQESSSESTNLSAALVLWGSATGNTELRDLGSYLLATESEAIAQYWFDADQQVFPGSFSHDTVGMVWGSGGAYSTWWTANPEEIHGINVLPVTAGGTPHLAGHKDAIRRNIAEMERENGGPAVEWRDILWEFQSLADPAAAKAKWDAGNAGYTPEQGESKAHTYHWITTLDALGAPDPSVTGDLPTSAVFSKNGTRTYAAHNHGSTARTVTFSDGRKLTVPARSTATGTGTDTGGQEPQPSTGNTFRLRSGGALTTATDGTAVSDTIPSAEGRNHDGTPNKPLVYEAKGVNATLKAGASTAFRLQVDAGTTVGLGQQARISYDLTGDGSFDRTETYQYFATDPVTGWEEYSQARGLKAATGTLGNLSGGTVRLEVWSAIGNGSALLRTGGDTSVVVIPYE; encoded by the coding sequence ATGCCATCTCCCCGATCACGGCCGGCCGCCGCGGTGGTCCTGGCCGCCGCGCTGGCTGCCGTGGGCCTCGGCCCGGCCGCGACTCCGGCCGCGGCCGCCACCGTCCCCGTAGGTGCCGGGAGTTACTCCGACACCCGGCCGTCGGGCACGACCGGCCCCACGACCAACACCGGCGCGCCGGTCACCCCGAAGGTCACGCAGGCCGCCAAGGGCAAGCCCGTGCCCACCAACGACTGGTGGTCCTCCCTCGCCTTCCAGCGTTACGGCGACAACCCGTACTCCACGCCCATGTACGGCCACCCGCTCACGTACCAGGCCGTCTCCGGCGGTCTGGAGGTCGGCTACCCGACCAGCCCCGCCGTCGTGGGCGAGGGCCGCCAGTACGAGTACGCGCACAAGCGCGACCTCACCCTCGGCCTGAGCGGGCTCAACTCGCCCGACACCAAGGCCGACGCCTGGTCCGACTGGACGGTCACCCCGTACTGGTCCGACGGCTCCCGCACCCTGCGGGCCACCATCGGCCACGGCATGCCCTTCGTCTACGCCCAGGGGTCCGGCGGCAACGCCCAGATCACCACCGCGGCCACGCCGACCGTCTTCTCCGACCAGGGCAACGTCGTCGGCATCACGGTCGGCGGACACCACTACGCCCTCTTCGCGCCGACCGGCAGCGACTGGAACATCTCCGGCACCACGATCACCGCCGGCCTCGGCGGCAAGGACTACTTCTCCCTCGCGGTACTGCCCTCCACCGACGCGCTCGCGACCTTCCGCAAGTACGCGTTCAGCTTCGTCACCGGATCGCAGGTCGACTGGAGCGCTTCCGGCGGCACGGTCGGTGCCACGTACAGGCTCACCACCGAGGCCAAGGAAGGCACCGAACGCGGTACCCTCCAGGCCCTCTACCGGCACCAGTGGCTGCACACCACCGACGCCCTCACGCCGTACACGTACGTCTCTCCCCGCGGCACCATGAAGGTCCGGGAGGGCACCTCCTTCACCACCCGTCAGAAGGCCGCCCCGGTCCTGCCCGGGCTGCCGAGGACCGGCGCGGTCGACACGGCCCGGCTGCGCGCCTACCTGTCCGAGGTCGCCAACTCCTCCGACCCGTTCTCCGGGGCCACGGACACCTACTGGACCGGCAAGGCGCTGGGCAAGCTCGCCCAGCTCGTGCCGCTGGCCGACCAGATCGGCGAGACCGCGGTCCGCGACAAGCTCATCGGCCTGCTCAAGGGCCGTCTCCAGGAGTGGTTCACCGCGGGCGGGGCGAGCGAGTTCTCGTACGACAAGGACTGGAAGACCCTCATCGGCTACCCCGCCTCCTACGGCAGCGACGCCGAGCTCAACGACCACCACTTCCACTACGGTTACTACGTGTACGCCGCCGCGATCGTCGCCCAGTACGACGCCTCCTGGGCCGCGGACTCCGCCTGGGGCGGCATGGTCAAGGCCCTGATCCGCGACACCGCCAACCCGAGCCGTACCGACAGCGCCTTCCCCTTCCTGCGCGGCTTCGACGTCTACGCCGGGCACAGCTGGGCCTCCGGTCACCAGGGCTTCGCCGCCGGCAACAACCAGGAGTCCTCCTCGGAGTCCACCAACCTCAGCGCGGCGCTGGTGCTCTGGGGCTCGGCCACCGGCAACACCGAGCTGCGCGACCTCGGCAGCTACCTGCTCGCCACCGAGAGCGAGGCGATCGCCCAGTACTGGTTCGACGCCGACCAGCAGGTCTTCCCCGGCTCCTTCTCCCACGACACGGTCGGCATGGTGTGGGGCAGCGGCGGGGCGTACTCCACCTGGTGGACCGCCAATCCGGAGGAGATCCACGGCATCAACGTCCTGCCCGTGACCGCGGGCGGTACCCCGCACCTGGCCGGACACAAGGACGCGATCCGGCGCAACATCGCGGAGATGGAGCGGGAGAACGGCGGGCCCGCCGTCGAATGGCGTGACATCCTCTGGGAGTTCCAGTCGCTGGCCGATCCGGCCGCCGCGAAGGCGAAGTGGGACGCCGGCAACGCCGGATACACCCCGGAGCAGGGCGAGTCCAAGGCGCACACGTACCACTGGATCACCACCCTGGACGCGCTCGGCGCCCCCGACCCCTCGGTCACCGGCGACCTGCCCACGTCGGCGGTGTTCAGCAAGAACGGCACCCGCACCTACGCCGCCCACAACCACGGTTCCACGGCCCGCACGGTCACCTTCTCCGACGGCAGGAAGCTCACCGTGCCGGCGCGCTCCACCGCGACCGGGACCGGCACCGACACCGGCGGCCAGGAACCCCAGCCGTCCACCGGCAACACCTTCCGGCTCCGCTCCGGCGGCGCCCTCACCACGGCCACCGACGGCACGGCCGTCAGCGACACCATCCCGTCGGCCGAGGGCCGCAACCACGACGGCACCCCGAACAAGCCGCTCGTCTACGAAGCCAAGGGTGTCAACGCCACCCTCAAGGCGGGCGCGTCCACCGCCTTCCGCCTCCAGGTGGACGCCGGCACCACGGTCGGCCTCGGCCAGCAGGCCCGCATCAGCTACGACCTCACCGGCGACGGCTCCTTCGACCGGACCGAGACCTACCAGTACTTCGCCACCGACCCGGTCACAGGTTGGGAGGAGTACAGCCAGGCCCGTGGCCTCAAGGCCGCGACAGGCACCCTCGGAAACCTGAGCGGGGGAACGGTACGGCTGGAGGTCTGGAGCGCGATCGGCAACGGCAGCGCGCTGCTGCGCACCGGCGGCGACACGTCCGTGGTGGTCATTCCCTACGAGTGA